One genomic region from Streptomyces sp. Li-HN-5-11 encodes:
- a CDS encoding GPP34 family phosphoprotein: MGRSRRTLPEELLLLALDPTTGTTAQPQSLDLGLAGAQLVELALAGRIAPDGDRIAVVVPRPTGDPTLDCALELLRRRGAPVRAVHWIGGPRLGLRQTYLSHLERCGMVHAVAGQMCGVLPTTRYQATDNEISREIRARLDSAIRTGVPPDPRTAALAALAHAVGLGKHLYPGNEGRSSRSRLRDLIRHDPMGGLVAHAVMDVQNGAAAQPRRNPPAPGRQAAGVRTAEPARGVPMQPRHGSMARVAAH, from the coding sequence ATGGGCAGGAGCCGCAGAACACTTCCGGAGGAGCTTCTGCTGCTGGCACTGGACCCGACGACGGGTACCACTGCGCAGCCGCAGTCGCTCGACCTCGGTCTGGCCGGAGCACAGCTAGTGGAGCTGGCGCTGGCCGGACGGATAGCCCCAGACGGGGATCGTATCGCCGTGGTGGTGCCACGGCCGACAGGAGATCCGACTCTGGACTGCGCGTTGGAGTTGCTGCGAAGGCGTGGCGCTCCCGTACGGGCGGTCCACTGGATCGGCGGGCCCCGTCTCGGGCTCCGCCAGACCTACCTCTCGCATCTGGAGCGGTGCGGCATGGTGCACGCCGTTGCCGGTCAGATGTGCGGGGTGCTGCCGACGACTCGCTACCAGGCGACGGACAACGAGATCAGCCGGGAGATCAGGGCCCGGCTGGACTCCGCGATCCGCACCGGCGTACCGCCGGACCCGCGGACCGCTGCGCTCGCCGCACTGGCGCACGCGGTCGGCCTCGGCAAGCACCTGTACCCGGGCAACGAGGGGCGGTCCTCTCGATCCCGGTTGCGGGATCTGATCCGGCACGACCCCATGGGCGGCCTCGTGGCGCACGCCGTGATGGACGTCCAGAACGGCGCGGCGGCGCAGCCGCGCCGCAACCCGCCTGCACCGGGCCGCCAGGCGGCCGGAGTCAGGACGGCGGAACCCGCACGCGGTGTTCCGATGCAGCCGCGCCACGGATCCATGGCGCGGGTCGCGGCCCACTGA
- a CDS encoding helix-turn-helix transcriptional regulator, with product MASNVNPTVRRRRLGQELRRLRELKGMTAEEVAERLLVSQSKISRLENGRRSISQRDVRDLCGVYEVEDHRIVDSLMQMAKDSRQQGWWHSFGDIPYSVYIGLETDAASLRVYDPQVVPGLLQTRQYAEALIAGALPETAPADIEKRVQVRMRRQERISAADNPLRLWTVLDEAALRRVVGNRALMREQLDHLVEQSQLPHVTVQVIPFDMGAHPGLNGQYAILEFPDAADSSVVYIEGVTSDLYLEKANDVQKYSVMYEHLRAQALNVEQSRQFIAKIAKDYATEYAD from the coding sequence GTGGCGTCCAATGTCAATCCCACTGTCAGGCGGCGCCGGCTGGGCCAGGAGCTGCGCAGGCTGCGCGAGCTCAAGGGCATGACGGCCGAAGAGGTCGCCGAGCGGCTGCTGGTGTCGCAGTCCAAGATCAGCCGCCTGGAGAACGGACGGCGCAGCATCAGTCAGCGTGACGTCCGCGATCTGTGCGGGGTCTACGAGGTGGAGGACCACCGGATCGTCGACTCGCTGATGCAGATGGCCAAGGACTCGCGCCAGCAGGGCTGGTGGCACTCCTTCGGCGACATCCCCTACAGCGTCTACATCGGCCTGGAGACGGACGCGGCGAGTCTGAGGGTCTACGACCCGCAGGTCGTCCCCGGCCTGCTGCAGACCCGTCAGTACGCGGAGGCGCTGATCGCCGGCGCGCTGCCGGAGACGGCGCCCGCGGACATCGAGAAGCGCGTCCAGGTACGCATGCGCCGGCAGGAACGAATCTCCGCCGCCGACAACCCGCTGCGCCTTTGGACGGTACTGGACGAGGCCGCCCTGCGCCGGGTGGTCGGCAACCGCGCCCTGATGCGCGAGCAGCTGGACCACCTGGTCGAGCAGTCCCAGCTGCCGCACGTGACCGTGCAGGTCATCCCCTTCGACATGGGCGCGCATCCCGGCCTGAACGGCCAGTACGCGATCCTGGAGTTCCCCGACGCGGCCGACTCCAGCGTCGTCTACATCGAGGGCGTCACCAGCGACCTGTACCTGGAGAAGGCGAACGACGTCCAGAAGTACAGCGTGATGTACGAGCATCTGCGCGCCCAGGCCCTGAACGTGGAGCAGTCACGCCAGTTCATCGCCAAGATCGCCAAGGACTACGCCACGGAGTACGCGGATTGA
- a CDS encoding DUF397 domain-containing protein yields MAIRQGATETWTKSSYSTGNGACVEVKSPVVAAMAVRDSKVPEGPVLGFPADAWNTFVASIKA; encoded by the coding sequence ATGGCAATTCGTCAGGGCGCCACGGAGACGTGGACCAAGTCCTCGTACTCCACGGGCAACGGCGCGTGCGTCGAGGTCAAGTCACCGGTGGTCGCGGCAATGGCGGTCCGGGACTCCAAGGTCCCCGAGGGACCGGTACTCGGCTTCCCCGCCGACGCGTGGAACACCTTCGTGGCATCGATCAAGGCGTAA
- a CDS encoding SDR family oxidoreductase → MSLLTGKTVVVSGVGAGLGHQVAAAVVRDGGNAVLGARTEANLAKSAAGIDPDGAHTAYRATDITDEGQCAALAGLARERFGRIDAVVHVAAWDSYFGGVEDADFASWQSVIDVNLLGTLRMTRACLPSLKERGGSVVFIGTQSAVAAPTQVKQAAYAASKGALTSAMYSLARELGPFRIRVNTVLPGWMWGPPVQAYVRFTAQTEGVPEDVVLARLTERMALPELATDADVADAAVFLASDRARAVTGQSLLVNAGELMR, encoded by the coding sequence ATGTCACTGCTCACGGGCAAGACGGTCGTCGTGTCGGGGGTCGGCGCCGGGCTCGGTCACCAGGTCGCGGCCGCGGTCGTACGGGACGGCGGGAACGCCGTGCTCGGGGCGCGCACCGAGGCGAACCTCGCCAAGAGCGCGGCCGGAATCGATCCGGACGGGGCGCACACGGCGTACCGGGCGACGGACATCACCGACGAGGGGCAGTGCGCGGCGCTGGCGGGGCTGGCGCGGGAGCGGTTCGGGCGCATCGACGCGGTCGTCCACGTGGCCGCCTGGGACAGCTACTTCGGCGGGGTGGAGGACGCCGACTTCGCGAGCTGGCAGTCGGTGATCGACGTGAACCTGCTCGGCACGCTGCGGATGACCCGGGCCTGTCTGCCCTCGCTCAAGGAGCGCGGCGGCTCGGTCGTGTTCATCGGGACGCAGTCGGCGGTGGCCGCGCCCACGCAGGTGAAGCAGGCCGCCTACGCGGCCTCGAAGGGTGCGCTGACCAGCGCGATGTACTCGCTGGCGCGCGAGCTCGGCCCGTTCCGGATCCGGGTCAACACCGTGCTGCCCGGCTGGATGTGGGGACCGCCGGTGCAGGCGTACGTGCGGTTCACGGCACAGACGGAGGGTGTGCCGGAGGACGTGGTGCTCGCGCGCCTGACGGAGCGGATGGCGCTGCCGGAGCTGGCGACGGACGCGGACGTGGCGGACGCGGCGGTGTTCCTGGCGTCGGACCGGGCGCGGGCGGTCACCGGGCAGTCGTTGCTCGTCAACGCGGGAGAGCTGATGCGCTGA
- a CDS encoding sodium:solute symporter family protein, with the protein MNSLDWTVLIGYFGVMVAIGLWSHKRVDDVSDFFTAGGRMPWWLSGISHHMSGYSAVLFTGYAGIAYTYGVTSFATWSFPIALGVAIGSKLFAPRINRLRSRLGVSSPLEYLKNRYNLSTQQALAWSGMLLKIVDVGAKWAAIATLLSVFTGVTLNQGIVITGAITAVYCTIGGLWADALTELGQFVIQLLAGLSMFVAVVLKLNDKGIGFLDAWDQPALHGHGKPLIGPYGTVFLLAFLFIKLFEYNGGMLNQAQRYMATGSARQAERGARLSAVLWLIWPVVLFYPMWMSPLLVHAQKPDGSDSYGLMTEQLLPHGLLGLVVVGFFSHTMAMCSSDANAIAAVFTRDVAPVLSRRAREWGSRSGLVAARVTTVVFLGLSMAVATQVNSPTFKDIITVVIKWVAGLMGPIAIPMMLGLLRPFRRSGPTAALTSWALGLLAFWLVNYPINWNVDGGVPLQYQVSVPLAVSLVLYIVVGCIRPEDTPERLAVIEQVNTDGDGPSSSAAAVAVPAPAPAGAGDDA; encoded by the coding sequence ATGAACAGTCTCGACTGGACCGTGCTCATCGGCTACTTCGGCGTGATGGTCGCGATCGGCCTCTGGTCGCACAAGCGCGTGGACGACGTCAGCGACTTCTTCACGGCCGGCGGCAGGATGCCGTGGTGGCTCTCCGGCATCTCGCACCACATGTCGGGCTACAGCGCGGTGCTGTTCACCGGGTACGCGGGCATCGCCTACACCTACGGCGTCACGTCCTTCGCGACCTGGTCGTTCCCGATCGCGCTGGGCGTCGCCATCGGCTCGAAGCTGTTCGCGCCGCGCATCAACCGGCTGCGCTCCCGGCTGGGCGTGTCCTCCCCGCTGGAGTACCTGAAGAACCGCTACAACCTCTCCACCCAGCAGGCGCTCGCCTGGTCGGGCATGCTGCTCAAGATCGTCGATGTGGGCGCCAAGTGGGCCGCGATCGCCACCCTGTTGTCCGTCTTCACCGGCGTGACCCTGAACCAGGGCATCGTCATCACCGGTGCGATCACCGCCGTCTACTGCACGATCGGCGGCCTGTGGGCGGACGCGCTGACCGAACTCGGCCAGTTCGTCATCCAGTTGCTGGCCGGCCTGTCGATGTTCGTGGCGGTGGTCCTAAAGCTGAACGACAAGGGCATCGGCTTCCTCGACGCCTGGGACCAGCCCGCCCTGCACGGCCACGGAAAGCCCCTGATCGGCCCCTACGGCACGGTCTTCCTCCTGGCCTTCCTCTTCATCAAGCTGTTCGAGTACAACGGCGGCATGCTCAACCAGGCCCAGCGCTACATGGCGACGGGCAGCGCCCGCCAGGCCGAGCGGGGCGCGCGGCTGTCCGCGGTGCTGTGGCTGATCTGGCCGGTGGTCCTCTTCTACCCGATGTGGATGTCGCCGCTGCTGGTGCACGCGCAGAAGCCGGACGGTTCCGACTCCTACGGGCTGATGACCGAACAGCTCCTGCCGCACGGCCTGCTCGGCCTGGTCGTCGTCGGCTTCTTCTCCCACACGATGGCCATGTGCTCCTCCGACGCCAACGCGATCGCGGCCGTCTTCACGCGGGACGTGGCGCCGGTGCTGTCACGGCGGGCACGGGAGTGGGGCAGCCGGTCGGGCCTCGTCGCGGCCCGCGTGACCACGGTCGTCTTCCTCGGCCTGTCGATGGCGGTGGCCACGCAGGTCAACTCGCCGACGTTCAAGGACATCATCACCGTCGTCATCAAGTGGGTCGCCGGTCTCATGGGCCCGATCGCCATCCCGATGATGCTGGGCCTGCTCCGCCCCTTCCGCCGCTCCGGCCCGACGGCGGCGCTCACCAGCTGGGCGCTGGGCCTGCTCGCCTTCTGGCTCGTGAACTACCCGATCAACTGGAACGTCGACGGCGGCGTCCCGCTGCAGTACCAGGTGTCGGTGCCGCTCGCGGTGTCCCTGGTGCTCTACATCGTCGTCGGCTGCATCAGGCCGGAGGACACCCCGGAGCGCCTCGCGGTCATCGAGCAGGTCAACACGGACGGCGACGGCCCCTCCAGCTCCGCGGCGGCGGTGGCGGTCCCGGCACCGGCCCCTGCGGGCGCGGGCGACGACGCGTAG
- the maeA gene encoding oxaloacetate-decarboxylating malate dehydrogenase, producing MYLSIDHPQDLRPAFEALGLGPDDVDLVVATDAGQILGIGDWGVGGMQISVGKLAVYTAAAGIHPGRAVPVMLDVGTDNQALLNDPLYVGNRHSRARGKDYDAFVAAYVDTVRDLFPHALLHWEDFGPANGRRLLQTYGEKVCTFNDDLQGTGAVTLACVLNAARVSGTPMREQRVVVFGAGTAGVGIADQLRDAMVRDGLDSEEAVARVWCVDRQGLLLRSTDGLRDYQRPYARPDEEWSGGGEQPIGLKEVVDRVRPTVLVGTSTVHGAFGEDVVRSMAEHVERPVVLPLSNPTERIEALPEDVLRWTDGKALVAAGVPFDPVELDGTSYVIGQANNALVYPGLGLGAVVARASRITDGMLQAAAEAVAGLADLSGPGAPLLPQVENLRAASATVAVAVARRAAEEGVARARLDDVIQQVQDAMWQPEYGPGEQ from the coding sequence GTGTACCTGTCCATCGACCATCCGCAGGACCTACGGCCCGCGTTCGAGGCGCTCGGCCTCGGTCCCGACGATGTCGACCTGGTGGTCGCCACCGATGCCGGGCAGATACTCGGCATCGGCGACTGGGGTGTGGGCGGTATGCAGATCTCGGTCGGCAAACTGGCCGTCTACACGGCCGCCGCCGGCATCCACCCGGGCCGGGCGGTCCCCGTCATGCTCGACGTCGGCACCGACAACCAGGCACTGCTCAACGACCCGCTGTACGTGGGCAACCGGCACAGCCGGGCGCGCGGGAAGGACTACGACGCGTTCGTCGCCGCGTACGTGGACACCGTGCGGGACCTGTTCCCGCACGCGCTGCTGCACTGGGAGGACTTCGGCCCCGCCAACGGCCGTCGCCTCCTTCAGACCTACGGCGAGAAGGTCTGCACGTTCAATGACGACCTGCAGGGCACCGGCGCCGTCACCCTGGCCTGCGTGCTGAACGCGGCGCGCGTGTCGGGGACACCGATGCGCGAGCAGCGGGTGGTCGTCTTCGGCGCGGGCACCGCGGGGGTGGGCATCGCCGACCAACTGCGGGACGCCATGGTCCGCGACGGCCTGGACAGCGAGGAGGCGGTGGCCCGCGTCTGGTGCGTGGACCGGCAGGGCCTGCTGTTGCGGTCCACCGACGGGCTGCGCGACTACCAGCGGCCCTACGCCCGCCCCGACGAGGAGTGGTCCGGCGGCGGCGAGCAGCCGATCGGGCTGAAGGAGGTCGTGGACCGGGTCCGCCCGACCGTGCTGGTGGGCACCTCGACCGTGCACGGGGCCTTCGGCGAGGACGTCGTCCGGTCCATGGCCGAGCACGTGGAGCGACCGGTGGTGCTGCCGCTGTCCAACCCCACCGAGCGGATCGAGGCACTGCCGGAGGACGTCCTGAGGTGGACCGACGGCAAAGCCCTCGTCGCGGCCGGAGTGCCGTTCGATCCGGTGGAGCTGGACGGCACCTCGTACGTCATCGGGCAGGCCAACAACGCCCTGGTCTACCCCGGCCTCGGCCTGGGGGCCGTCGTGGCGCGCGCCTCCCGGATCACGGACGGCATGCTCCAGGCGGCCGCCGAGGCGGTGGCGGGCCTGGCCGACCTGTCCGGTCCGGGCGCCCCGCTGCTGCCGCAGGTGGAGAACCTGCGGGCCGCGTCGGCGACGGTGGCGGTGGCGGTCGCCCGCCGTGCCGCCGAGGAGGGAGTGGCGCGCGCCCGGCTCGACGACGTCATCCAGCAGGTGCAGGACGCCATGTGGCAGCCGGAGTACGGCCCCGGGGAGCAGTGA
- a CDS encoding DUF4267 domain-containing protein, translated as MLLKKINTVLAAAFVLFILWFGTEFILSPETTAPTFGLPTWPSGDGGGFLIIKGIRDVVLGLVLGVLLVTGRRRALGWVLMVEALAAYGDMTTVLAHHGSVATALGVHCLTGTLMVVNGLLLVRETRNSAAAPATPAPQPA; from the coding sequence ATGCTGCTGAAGAAGATCAACACCGTCCTGGCCGCCGCCTTCGTCCTCTTCATCCTCTGGTTCGGGACGGAGTTCATCCTGAGCCCGGAGACGACGGCGCCGACCTTCGGCCTGCCGACCTGGCCGTCCGGCGACGGCGGCGGCTTCCTGATCATCAAGGGCATCCGCGACGTCGTCCTGGGCCTGGTCCTGGGCGTCCTGCTGGTGACGGGCCGGCGCCGGGCGCTGGGCTGGGTGCTGATGGTGGAGGCCCTCGCCGCGTACGGCGACATGACCACCGTGCTGGCCCACCACGGCTCCGTGGCGACCGCGCTCGGCGTCCACTGCCTGACCGGGACGCTGATGGTGGTCAACGGCCTTCTGCTGGTGCGCGAGACCCGCAATAGCGCGGCCGCTCCGGCTACGCCCGCCCCGCAGCCCGCCTGA
- a CDS encoding DUF1772 domain-containing protein gives MLSALEVVTTVVVGVMVGVEFSVAFVVNPILNALPEDSGQLGHAHGGRMLGAVMPVWYIGSLVLVAVWAAAGWHHHGTGLVVTAGALLILSVVMSILLLVPINNRNKTWTPDNRPADWKQQLKRWDRLHYVRVAVIVAAFALLATALT, from the coding sequence ATGCTCAGCGCACTCGAGGTCGTCACCACCGTGGTCGTCGGCGTGATGGTGGGGGTGGAGTTCTCCGTCGCCTTCGTCGTCAACCCGATCCTCAACGCCCTCCCGGAGGACAGCGGCCAACTCGGCCACGCCCACGGGGGCCGGATGCTCGGGGCCGTGATGCCGGTCTGGTACATCGGCTCGCTCGTCCTCGTAGCGGTCTGGGCCGCCGCCGGGTGGCACCACCACGGCACCGGCCTCGTCGTCACCGCCGGCGCGCTGCTGATCCTCAGCGTGGTCATGTCGATCCTGCTGCTGGTCCCGATCAACAACCGGAACAAGACGTGGACCCCCGACAACCGGCCCGCCGACTGGAAGCAGCAGCTGAAGCGCTGGGACCGCCTCCACTACGTCCGCGTCGCCGTCATCGTCGCCGCCTTCGCCCTGCTGGCCACCGCCCTCACCTGA
- a CDS encoding TetR/AcrR family transcriptional regulator has product MSVQERKERERAERERLIVATARELAEQQGWDAVTTRRLAERIEYSQPVLYSHFRGKREIIGAVALQGATELAAAVRAATAAADGPRERVYALARAYLDFAARNPAVYDALFELDGGLAYAQEDTPEPLKDAFAALLESLGEVAGDGVDPGLFTEVFWASLHGVATLTRTGRLPPEYTGQRVELLVDRLPVV; this is encoded by the coding sequence ATGTCGGTACAGGAACGCAAGGAACGCGAACGAGCCGAGCGCGAACGCCTCATCGTGGCGACGGCCCGAGAACTCGCCGAGCAGCAGGGCTGGGACGCGGTCACCACCCGCCGGCTCGCCGAGCGCATCGAATACAGCCAGCCCGTCCTCTACAGCCACTTCCGCGGCAAGCGGGAGATCATCGGCGCCGTCGCCCTGCAGGGCGCGACCGAACTGGCCGCGGCGGTGCGGGCCGCGACCGCCGCCGCGGACGGCCCGCGCGAGCGGGTGTACGCCCTCGCCCGCGCCTACCTCGACTTCGCCGCGCGCAACCCGGCGGTCTACGACGCCCTCTTCGAGCTCGACGGTGGTCTCGCGTACGCGCAGGAGGACACCCCGGAGCCCCTCAAGGACGCCTTCGCCGCGCTGCTGGAGAGCCTCGGCGAGGTCGCCGGGGACGGCGTCGACCCGGGGCTGTTCACCGAGGTGTTCTGGGCGTCCCTGCACGGGGTGGCGACCCTGACCCGGACGGGACGGCTGCCACCGGAGTACACCGGGCAGAGGGTCGAACTGCTGGTGGACCGGCTCCCCGTGGTCTGA
- a CDS encoding ADP-ribosylglycohydrolase family protein — MGTTSGAVWGRTEQQDFRSRVRGTLLGVAVGDALGAPVDALGLAGIRDVFGAEGIGDLVAAYGRRGAITHFTQLTLFSVDGLIRAQVRRDTGAWHPPTDLHRAYLRWAATQRDWGPDERRKDDGWLAREEWLYARRDPTRALLIGFGDETMGTLEVPKNPGELGPEAAARSAPFGLLVGWEPQLVVQLAVECAVQSHGHPTACLAAGAYAVIVHGLARGDSLDGAVQKTLALLAARPGHQPVSDALQRALGAVRQGMPSPARVEELAGEGTAEGLLAVAVYCALVSEDVRHGLCLAVNQSGPSAAAGALTGGLLGALHGETALPPAWLAELEGRPTLLVLADDFAMEMTQGPALHGPAGSSPGWLARYPRGA; from the coding sequence GTGGGTACGACGTCCGGTGCCGTCTGGGGGCGTACCGAACAGCAGGACTTCCGGAGCCGGGTGCGGGGCACCCTGCTCGGGGTGGCCGTCGGGGACGCCCTGGGGGCGCCGGTGGACGCGCTCGGCCTCGCGGGGATACGCGATGTGTTCGGGGCGGAGGGGATCGGCGATCTCGTGGCGGCCTACGGGCGGCGCGGGGCCATCACCCACTTCACGCAGCTCACCCTGTTCTCCGTGGACGGGCTCATCCGGGCGCAGGTGCGGCGCGACACCGGCGCCTGGCATCCGCCGACCGATCTGCACCGGGCCTATCTGCGGTGGGCCGCGACCCAGCGGGACTGGGGGCCCGACGAGCGGCGCAAGGACGACGGCTGGCTGGCCCGGGAGGAGTGGCTGTACGCCCGCCGGGATCCCACGCGCGCGCTGCTGATCGGGTTCGGCGACGAGACGATGGGCACGCTGGAGGTGCCGAAGAACCCCGGCGAGCTCGGGCCCGAGGCGGCGGCCCGGTCCGCCCCCTTCGGGCTGCTCGTCGGCTGGGAGCCGCAACTGGTCGTGCAGCTCGCCGTGGAGTGCGCCGTGCAGAGCCACGGCCATCCGACCGCCTGTCTCGCGGCGGGCGCGTACGCCGTGATCGTGCACGGTCTGGCGCGCGGGGACAGCCTGGACGGCGCCGTGCAGAAGACGCTCGCGCTGCTCGCCGCGCGGCCCGGGCACCAGCCCGTGTCGGACGCCCTCCAGCGCGCACTGGGCGCGGTACGGCAGGGGATGCCCAGTCCGGCCCGGGTGGAGGAGCTGGCAGGGGAGGGGACCGCGGAGGGGCTGCTGGCGGTGGCCGTGTACTGCGCGCTCGTCAGCGAGGACGTACGGCACGGGCTGTGCCTCGCGGTGAACCAGAGCGGGCCCTCGGCCGCGGCCGGTGCGCTGACGGGCGGCCTGCTCGGTGCCCTGCACGGCGAGACGGCCCTCCCGCCGGCCTGGCTGGCCGAGTTGGAGGGCCGTCCCACACTGCTGGTCCTGGCGGACGACTTCGCGATGGAGATGACCCAGGGACCCGCCCTGCACGGGCCGGCAGGGTCGTCTCCGGGGTGGCTGGCACGGTATCCGCGCGGGGCCTGA
- a CDS encoding TetR/AcrR family transcriptional regulator codes for MAGRNGNKEQQDGPRDPRAVLALLWGEQGQPTRGPKPKLSPQRIAAAAAELADREGLDAVSMNKVAGEFGVSAMALYRYVPGKTELVELMVEAVLADGPDLSGVPDGDWRSAVREWTRQCARVYAAHPWMLGALAMRRQIMGPCQLRWLDVALAALEPTGLRAAERHRVFLLLIGLVRNLAQQQRDAAVERDAEWDRLAGDLLARHADRFPALTKAIAEGAFEPDGADPLEFGLDRILDGVQALVAGRE; via the coding sequence GTGGCCGGACGGAACGGGAACAAGGAGCAGCAGGACGGGCCGCGCGACCCGCGGGCCGTCCTCGCGCTGCTCTGGGGCGAGCAGGGGCAGCCCACCCGCGGGCCCAAGCCCAAGCTGTCCCCGCAGCGCATCGCCGCGGCCGCCGCCGAACTGGCCGACCGGGAGGGGCTGGACGCCGTCTCCATGAACAAGGTCGCCGGCGAGTTCGGGGTCTCGGCCATGGCCCTGTACCGGTACGTCCCCGGCAAGACCGAACTCGTCGAACTGATGGTGGAGGCCGTGCTGGCGGACGGGCCGGACCTGTCCGGCGTGCCGGACGGGGACTGGCGGTCGGCCGTCCGGGAATGGACCCGGCAGTGCGCGCGCGTCTACGCGGCCCATCCGTGGATGCTCGGCGCCCTGGCGATGCGCCGCCAGATCATGGGTCCCTGCCAGCTGCGCTGGCTGGACGTGGCACTCGCCGCCCTGGAACCCACCGGTCTCCGCGCCGCCGAACGTCACCGCGTCTTCCTGCTGCTCATCGGACTCGTCCGCAACCTCGCCCAGCAGCAGCGCGACGCGGCGGTGGAGCGGGACGCCGAGTGGGACAGGCTCGCGGGCGACCTGCTCGCCCGGCACGCCGACCGCTTCCCCGCGCTCACCAAGGCCATCGCCGAGGGCGCCTTCGAGCCGGACGGCGCGGATCCGCTGGAGTTCGGCCTCGACCGGATCCTCGACGGGGTCCAAGCGCTCGTAGCCGGCCGTGAATGA
- a CDS encoding alpha/beta hydrolase: MLLTYRALKRRAHTRNLRITTANGVDESSYVRIGGIDQWISIRGEDRANPVILELHGGPGASNLIFVPRTRAWERHFTVVRWDMRGAGRTFAAGGPEGQGEMTLDRLYEDALEVTHHIRTRLGVDKVLLLANSFGTVTGLRLARDHPELYSAYVGTDQNIIGGGRDTSAYDALLARLEKAGKKKQLAKTVAMGPDRSAWSAHEWAEYAKTVVTTDPLTYDTMKTVVIRSLWFSPFHTLRGLRTYLKAQTFSEQLGPQAMSIDEYAEGTDFRLPFFVFQGDSDVLTPPEPARRFHESVTAPVKDFALIRQASHFASFRHPDQFLDLLLTKVRPVVWAEAVGS, translated from the coding sequence ATGCTGCTCACCTACCGGGCCCTGAAGCGCCGCGCCCACACCAGGAACCTGCGCATCACCACCGCGAACGGCGTCGACGAGTCCTCGTACGTCCGCATCGGCGGCATCGACCAGTGGATCTCCATCCGCGGCGAGGACCGCGCGAACCCCGTGATCCTGGAGCTTCACGGCGGCCCCGGCGCCTCCAACCTGATCTTCGTCCCTCGCACCCGGGCCTGGGAGCGGCACTTCACCGTGGTCCGCTGGGACATGCGGGGCGCCGGCAGGACCTTCGCGGCGGGCGGCCCGGAAGGCCAGGGCGAGATGACCCTCGACCGTCTCTACGAGGACGCCCTGGAGGTCACGCACCACATCCGCACCCGCCTCGGTGTGGACAAGGTGCTGCTGCTCGCCAACAGCTTCGGCACCGTGACCGGCCTCCGCCTGGCCCGCGACCACCCCGAGCTGTACTCCGCGTACGTCGGCACCGACCAGAACATCATCGGCGGCGGCCGCGACACCTCTGCCTACGACGCGCTTCTCGCCCGCCTCGAAAAGGCGGGCAAGAAGAAGCAGCTGGCGAAGACGGTCGCGATGGGCCCGGACCGCTCGGCCTGGTCCGCGCACGAGTGGGCGGAGTACGCCAAGACCGTGGTCACCACCGACCCGCTGACGTACGACACCATGAAGACGGTCGTGATCCGCTCCCTCTGGTTCTCCCCCTTCCACACCCTCCGTGGCCTGCGGACCTACCTGAAGGCCCAGACCTTCTCGGAGCAGCTGGGCCCCCAGGCCATGTCGATCGACGAGTACGCCGAAGGCACCGACTTCCGCCTCCCCTTCTTCGTCTTCCAGGGCGACAGCGACGTCCTCACCCCGCCGGAACCGGCCCGCCGCTTCCACGAGTCGGTCACCGCCCCGGTGAAGGACTTCGCCCTGATCCGGCAGGCGAGCCACTTCGCGTCCTTCCGCCACCCGGACCAGTTCCTGGACCTGCTGCTGACGAAGGTGCGGCCGGTGGTTTGGGCGGAGGCGGTGGGGAGTTGA